The following proteins come from a genomic window of Micromonospora zamorensis:
- a CDS encoding WXG100 family type VII secretion target: protein MDHGVLVVNFAALQQAGADIHKALNRLDSQLGQLERDAAPLVASWTGEAREAYEQRQARWRSASQDLQAMLRDIKLAVGDSANDYLDTEKKNTGLFQ from the coding sequence ATGGACCATGGTGTGCTGGTCGTCAACTTCGCCGCGCTTCAGCAGGCCGGCGCCGACATCCACAAGGCCCTGAACAGGCTCGACTCGCAACTCGGTCAGCTTGAGCGGGATGCCGCTCCGCTGGTGGCGAGCTGGACGGGCGAGGCCCGCGAGGCCTACGAGCAGCGGCAGGCGCGGTGGCGCTCCGCCTCTCAGGACCTCCAGGCGATGCTGCGTGACATCAAGCTGGCGGTGGGCGACTCCGCCAACGACTATCTGGACACCGAGAAGAAGAACACCGGGCTGTTCCAGTGA
- the mycP gene encoding type VII secretion-associated serine protease mycosin produces MSRSIARPVLAGLAASLLTVPALPTVAATARLRAAPACATSLAPARPVTAAPWPQQRYDPARLAPLATGTGVTVAVVDSGVDRAHPQLADRVLAGTDLLDPGGDGSRDCAGHGTGVASIIAATPRAGVAFQGLAPDARILPVRVSEQQVVQGRESGRTASAGEFAQAIRWAVDHDADVVNLSVVLYADDPEVRSAVRYAVDRDVVLVAAAGNLHDSGDPQPFPAGYDGVLGVGAIGADGGRATFSQTGAYVDLVAPGSEVLTAAPGAGHHQVEGTSYAAPFVAATAALLRQYRPELTAAQVAERIIATADPAPGAGHGGGYGAGVLNPYRAVTETSGSRAGDPRPVTALADDRPDPAVLAHRARRATARDRALLVGAVVGTTAATVVLLALVLPRGARRRWRPAGQA; encoded by the coding sequence ATGTCCCGATCGATCGCGCGCCCGGTCCTCGCAGGTCTGGCCGCCAGCCTGTTGACCGTACCGGCCCTCCCGACCGTCGCCGCCACCGCCAGGCTCCGTGCGGCACCGGCCTGTGCGACCTCGCTCGCCCCGGCCCGGCCGGTCACGGCCGCGCCCTGGCCACAGCAACGGTACGACCCCGCCCGGCTCGCGCCCCTGGCCACCGGCACCGGGGTGACCGTCGCGGTGGTCGACTCCGGGGTGGACCGGGCGCACCCCCAACTGGCCGACCGCGTGCTGGCCGGCACCGACCTGCTCGACCCCGGCGGGGACGGCAGTCGGGACTGCGCCGGGCACGGCACCGGCGTGGCGAGCATCATCGCGGCGACACCCCGCGCAGGGGTCGCCTTCCAGGGTCTCGCACCGGATGCCCGGATCCTGCCGGTGCGGGTGAGTGAGCAGCAGGTGGTGCAGGGGCGGGAATCGGGGCGAACGGCCAGTGCTGGCGAGTTCGCGCAGGCCATCCGCTGGGCCGTCGACCACGACGCCGACGTGGTGAACCTGTCTGTGGTGCTGTATGCGGACGACCCGGAGGTCCGCTCGGCCGTGCGGTACGCGGTCGACCGGGACGTGGTGCTGGTGGCCGCAGCCGGCAACCTGCACGACAGCGGTGACCCCCAACCGTTCCCCGCCGGCTACGACGGGGTGCTCGGCGTGGGGGCGATCGGGGCGGACGGTGGACGGGCGACGTTCTCGCAGACCGGCGCGTACGTCGACCTGGTCGCGCCGGGCAGCGAGGTGCTGACCGCCGCCCCCGGCGCGGGCCACCATCAGGTCGAGGGCACCAGCTACGCGGCACCCTTCGTGGCCGCCACCGCCGCGTTGCTGCGCCAGTATCGACCGGAGCTGACCGCGGCCCAGGTGGCGGAGCGGATCATCGCCACCGCCGATCCAGCTCCCGGCGCGGGCCACGGCGGCGGGTACGGCGCCGGCGTGCTCAACCCGTACCGGGCGGTCACCGAGACCAGCGGCAGCCGTGCGGGCGACCCTCGACCGGTCACCGCGCTCGCCGACGACCGGCCCGACCCGGCGGTGCTCGCCCACCGGGCCCGACGGGCGACGGCACGGGACCGGGCCCTGCTGGTCGGTGCGGTGGTCGGCACGACGGCGGCCACCGTGGTGCTGCTCGCCCTGGTGCTGCCCCGTGGTGCCCGCCGACGCTGGCGCCCGGCCGGCCAGGCCTGA
- a CDS encoding WXG100 family type VII secretion target — MSQTQAEAAVMQQTAAKFEQVDQSLQSMLTGLLAELEVLQQAWRGAGGRSFEQVKQQWSQDQAALHRALRETAGAIRTAGRQYDASDDEVASRVAGTNRGGIQLPL; from the coding sequence GTGTCCCAGACGCAGGCAGAAGCCGCGGTGATGCAGCAGACCGCCGCGAAGTTCGAGCAGGTGGACCAGTCGTTGCAGTCCATGCTGACCGGCCTGCTGGCCGAGCTGGAGGTGTTGCAGCAGGCCTGGCGTGGCGCAGGCGGCCGATCGTTCGAGCAGGTCAAGCAGCAGTGGTCACAGGACCAGGCGGCATTGCACCGGGCGCTGCGGGAGACCGCCGGCGCGATCCGCACCGCCGGCCGGCAGTACGACGCCTCCGACGACGAGGTGGCCAGCCGGGTAGCCGGCACCAACCGCGGCGGCATCCAGCTGCCGCTCTGA
- a CDS encoding vanadium-dependent haloperoxidase, with product MNTRVKLGRLVAVFAAVVVGGGVITPTSASAIPPNFDHVVYWNDVLLDAFRTSNGPPTTLSRAGAMMHLAMYDTSISMGGTGAPYIAKVSPIPNFSYDRDTNLDVAAYDVLRTLFPAQASYFTARFNDARQADPPTGEPGPEGWSSSIGETAARNIINARANDGSTNNAGYTASNTAGQWRPTGSGAAVGPNWGLVKPFALTSGSQFRPPLPGGFGTVSAMLTSSAYAAQVNEVKRLGSATAPLTDRNADQTQQAFFWANDVSGTYKPPGQLFEHTQIVASQRTTDTPRLFALVAMAMADVAIASWDAKYNTSIDLWRPETAIAEPQSDGNAATVPNAAWRPLSVDRNGTRFSPPFPAYISGHASFAGAWAGVMKRYYGTDAIGFVATTEDPNAVGVTRSFTSFSAAATENARSRIYLGVHYQWDADAGLSTGDAVANRVFNTYLR from the coding sequence TTGAACACAAGAGTGAAGCTGGGACGGCTGGTCGCGGTTTTCGCCGCGGTCGTCGTCGGGGGCGGCGTCATCACACCCACGTCCGCCAGCGCCATTCCTCCCAACTTCGACCATGTCGTCTACTGGAACGACGTCCTACTGGACGCCTTCCGCACCAGCAACGGCCCACCCACCACGTTGTCCCGCGCCGGCGCGATGATGCACCTGGCCATGTACGACACCTCGATCTCCATGGGCGGAACCGGGGCGCCCTACATCGCGAAGGTGTCCCCGATCCCCAACTTCAGTTACGACCGCGACACCAACCTCGACGTCGCCGCGTACGACGTACTCCGGACGCTGTTCCCCGCCCAGGCCAGCTACTTCACCGCCAGGTTCAACGACGCCCGGCAGGCCGACCCGCCGACCGGCGAGCCGGGACCCGAGGGGTGGAGCAGCAGCATCGGCGAGACGGCCGCACGCAACATCATCAACGCCCGTGCGAACGACGGCTCGACCAACAACGCCGGGTACACCGCCAGCAACACCGCCGGGCAGTGGCGGCCAACCGGTTCCGGCGCGGCCGTCGGCCCCAACTGGGGTTTGGTGAAACCCTTCGCCCTGACGTCCGGCTCCCAGTTCCGCCCACCGCTGCCCGGGGGCTTCGGCACGGTGTCCGCGATGCTGACCAGCAGCGCCTACGCCGCCCAGGTCAACGAGGTGAAGAGGCTGGGCTCGGCCACCGCGCCACTGACCGACCGGAACGCCGACCAGACGCAGCAGGCCTTTTTCTGGGCCAACGACGTGAGTGGCACCTACAAGCCGCCGGGGCAACTCTTCGAGCACACCCAGATCGTCGCCAGCCAGCGGACCACGGACACCCCGCGACTCTTCGCCCTCGTCGCGATGGCCATGGCCGACGTCGCCATCGCCTCCTGGGACGCCAAATACAACACCAGCATCGACCTGTGGCGACCGGAGACGGCGATCGCCGAGCCGCAGAGCGACGGCAACGCGGCCACCGTTCCCAACGCCGCTTGGCGCCCGCTCTCAGTCGACCGCAACGGCACCCGGTTCTCACCGCCGTTCCCGGCGTACATCTCGGGCCACGCCAGCTTCGCCGGCGCTTGGGCGGGTGTCATGAAGCGGTACTACGGCACCGATGCGATCGGATTCGTCGCGACCACCGAGGACCCGAACGCGGTGGGCGTCACCCGTTCGTTCACCAGTTTCAGCGCCGCAGCGACCGAGAACGCCCGCAGCCGTATCTACCTGGGCGTGCACTACCAGTGGGACGCAGACGCGGGCCTGAGCACCGGTGACGCGGTGGCCAACCGGGTCTTCAACACCTACCTGCGCTAG
- a CDS encoding alpha/beta fold hydrolase — MTDQRGGAVDESCVLTEGPWTHRFVGANGSRFHVVEAGTGPMVLFLHGFPEHWWAWHQMLPAIADAGFRAVAVDLRGYGASDKPPRGYDGYTLAADIAGLIRALGERSTTIVGSGLGGMVAWTVASFHPSLVRRLVVLGAPHPLRLRTATFADPRGQFAASTLALKFQLPRYEHVLTRDGAAAIGEILHRWGGPRWVAGSEFEAYAERCREAMCIPQAAFCALEGYRWAFRSLLRLHGYRFVRLMQKPLSTPTLQLHGALDVASLPRTALGSGRYVVAPYEWRLLDGVGHFPHLEAPELVLGEILRWAKT, encoded by the coding sequence ATGACCGACCAGCGCGGCGGAGCCGTCGACGAGTCCTGTGTCCTCACCGAGGGGCCGTGGACGCACCGCTTCGTCGGCGCCAACGGCAGCCGGTTCCATGTGGTCGAGGCCGGCACCGGCCCGATGGTGCTCTTCCTGCACGGCTTTCCGGAGCACTGGTGGGCGTGGCACCAGATGCTCCCGGCGATCGCCGACGCCGGCTTCCGGGCGGTCGCCGTCGACCTGCGCGGTTACGGCGCCAGCGACAAACCACCCCGGGGGTACGACGGCTACACCCTCGCCGCCGACATCGCCGGATTGATCCGGGCGCTCGGTGAACGGTCGACGACGATCGTCGGCAGCGGCCTCGGCGGCATGGTGGCCTGGACTGTGGCCTCGTTCCACCCGTCCCTGGTCCGTCGGCTCGTGGTGCTGGGGGCACCGCACCCGCTGCGGCTGCGCACCGCCACCTTCGCCGACCCGCGCGGGCAGTTCGCCGCCTCCACCCTGGCGCTGAAGTTCCAGCTACCCCGCTACGAGCACGTGCTGACCCGGGACGGCGCGGCGGCCATCGGTGAGATCCTGCACCGCTGGGGCGGGCCGCGCTGGGTGGCCGGGTCGGAGTTCGAGGCGTACGCCGAGCGGTGTCGGGAGGCGATGTGCATCCCGCAGGCCGCGTTCTGTGCCCTGGAGGGGTACCGCTGGGCGTTCCGCTCGCTGCTACGGCTGCACGGCTACCGGTTCGTCCGCCTCATGCAGAAGCCGCTGTCCACTCCGACCCTGCAACTGCACGGCGCGCTGGACGTCGCCTCCCTGCCGCGCACCGCCCTGGGCTCCGGCCGCTACGTCGTCGCCCCGTACGAGTGGCGGCTGCTCGACGGGGTGGGGCACTTCCCGCACCTGGAGGCACCGGAGCTGGTGCTCGGCGAAATCCTGCGCTGGGCCAAGACCTGA
- a CDS encoding SseB family protein produces the protein MTAWEPATEAEVAMRDALRANDQELYFRLLSRTDLLLPVAAPTQPGQPAADWGTWTTGGRTHVLAFTSAAALRACLGDHPGSNRRVPFTDLAVGWPNHEWWLAVNPGLPVEGYLPAWFVAQLSRGDVRLPGRAMGARARLERVETLARTRTGPPGRDTAPAAGRPSGAGTSSPGSEPAPAAPAAPAAPGRPAPVPPAPSPLAPSPLAAVPPAAVPSAPVSPRRPSQGVSPRVAAPASGTPGTADPSRRPGEEDLPAAGQRHPTEPPRPGLPGTGALPRSARPSRFAPLTPVERPTTDQSRFGAGWPAADRPGDDGLTGGNGNGGPQAARRSFFEPTPVRDRAADPNASGGRPGDRAAPPTRFGLGSQPFPRRRPADGPADETATRAFPMADPDATRPLRQPAGDLGTSRGVRAPAPGEEVTQPLPPRRPDPAAEEVTRAFRTTGESPPIRSSARPSPPADETQAIPRDLPNRFAPVEEVSAAEPVSGPPAPRRGFTPIVIEGTIIESRDLTDPVETSGPAGPPRGPRPAETAPPPFGTTHAGPGLFEPSSAGPRPSGPASFVPAQPATSPSTPRPAGPAAEAGDVSGVRAGDPAGAERADTDSPSVGVTSADPTSESATTGDGQRPPADEPAVVEFDPANTVEEDLLGAAGSGSTDTFLSTLLLARVLLPAAPESLRGSRPGDAGFVWRTAQLDGETYVVVYTSPERLADHFEGDVDTVRVKFAQLIRRWPDEDWSFAVNPGTPVGAKLPGEQIIALANWAAEVGLGDDLEVDQEEAPAVAEPTARPRYAPAAVDPTRPTVMQKAIAPSQLAYYLDRGYDRVSGFVHRAGELAHLTTPAQVHDALGLSYPGSPFSRDAEEIYVLRWPAHRPSLYRIPYGGQNEAAMRAMEGWVIERPPFRGNGFAPGESSDVVAEFKVDSARLPHGAQLWRVAADGTERVIAELDTDAVVWRRVGEA, from the coding sequence GTGACCGCATGGGAGCCGGCCACGGAGGCCGAGGTGGCGATGCGCGACGCGCTGCGCGCCAATGACCAGGAGCTTTACTTCCGACTCCTGTCCCGCACCGATCTGCTGTTGCCGGTCGCCGCCCCGACGCAACCCGGCCAGCCAGCCGCCGACTGGGGCACCTGGACCACCGGCGGCCGGACCCACGTCCTGGCCTTCACCTCCGCGGCCGCACTGCGGGCCTGCCTCGGCGATCACCCCGGCAGCAACCGACGTGTCCCCTTCACCGACCTCGCGGTCGGCTGGCCAAACCACGAGTGGTGGCTCGCCGTCAACCCCGGTCTGCCGGTCGAGGGCTACCTGCCGGCCTGGTTCGTGGCTCAACTCTCCCGGGGCGACGTGCGCCTGCCCGGCCGCGCCATGGGTGCCCGCGCCCGCCTGGAGCGGGTCGAAACCCTCGCCCGCACCCGGACCGGCCCGCCGGGCCGGGACACCGCGCCAGCCGCTGGTCGGCCCTCCGGGGCGGGTACGTCGTCGCCCGGGTCCGAGCCGGCCCCGGCGGCCCCGGCTGCCCCGGCTGCCCCAGGTCGGCCTGCCCCGGTTCCGCCTGCGCCGAGTCCGCTCGCCCCGAGCCCGCTCGCCGCCGTGCCGCCCGCTGCGGTCCCGTCTGCTCCGGTCTCCCCTCGGAGGCCCTCGCAGGGTGTGTCGCCTCGGGTCGCTGCCCCGGCGTCCGGGACGCCCGGCACCGCTGATCCGTCCCGCCGACCCGGCGAGGAGGACCTGCCGGCCGCCGGTCAGCGCCACCCGACCGAGCCGCCGCGACCCGGCCTGCCGGGCACCGGCGCCCTTCCCCGCTCCGCTCGGCCGTCCCGGTTCGCACCGTTGACGCCCGTCGAACGTCCCACCACCGACCAGTCGAGGTTCGGCGCGGGCTGGCCGGCGGCGGACCGGCCGGGCGACGACGGCCTGACCGGGGGCAACGGCAACGGCGGTCCGCAGGCCGCTCGACGTTCCTTCTTCGAACCGACTCCCGTCCGGGACCGGGCAGCCGACCCGAACGCGAGTGGGGGCCGCCCCGGGGACCGGGCGGCACCACCGACGCGCTTCGGGCTCGGCAGCCAGCCGTTCCCACGCCGCCGTCCGGCCGACGGGCCCGCCGACGAGACCGCGACCCGCGCCTTCCCGATGGCGGATCCGGACGCCACCCGGCCACTTCGGCAGCCGGCGGGCGACCTCGGCACGTCCCGAGGGGTACGCGCACCGGCACCCGGTGAGGAAGTCACCCAGCCGCTGCCTCCCCGCCGGCCCGACCCGGCGGCGGAGGAGGTCACCCGCGCCTTCCGGACGACCGGTGAGTCCCCGCCGATCCGGTCATCGGCGCGGCCGAGCCCGCCGGCGGATGAGACCCAGGCGATCCCACGCGACCTGCCGAACCGGTTCGCCCCGGTGGAGGAGGTGTCGGCCGCGGAACCGGTCTCCGGTCCGCCCGCACCACGCCGCGGCTTCACGCCCATCGTCATCGAGGGCACCATCATCGAGTCCCGCGACCTCACCGACCCGGTCGAGACCAGCGGCCCGGCCGGCCCTCCCCGAGGGCCCCGCCCCGCCGAGACCGCCCCGCCACCCTTCGGCACGACGCACGCCGGGCCGGGTCTGTTCGAGCCGTCGTCGGCCGGTCCCCGCCCGTCCGGTCCGGCGTCGTTCGTCCCCGCGCAGCCCGCCACGAGCCCGTCCACCCCGCGTCCCGCAGGTCCGGCGGCGGAGGCCGGCGACGTGAGCGGTGTCCGCGCCGGCGATCCGGCCGGTGCCGAGCGCGCCGACACCGACAGCCCGTCGGTTGGCGTGACCAGCGCGGATCCGACCAGCGAGAGCGCCACCACCGGCGACGGGCAGCGCCCGCCGGCCGACGAACCGGCGGTGGTCGAGTTCGACCCGGCCAACACGGTCGAGGAGGACCTGCTCGGCGCCGCCGGCTCCGGAAGCACCGACACGTTCCTGTCCACCCTGCTGCTGGCCCGGGTCCTGCTGCCGGCGGCACCCGAATCGCTGCGGGGAAGCCGCCCCGGCGATGCGGGCTTCGTCTGGCGTACGGCACAACTCGACGGCGAGACGTACGTGGTGGTCTACACGTCGCCGGAGCGCCTCGCCGACCACTTCGAGGGTGACGTCGACACGGTCCGGGTGAAGTTCGCCCAACTGATCCGGCGCTGGCCGGACGAAGACTGGTCGTTCGCCGTCAACCCGGGCACCCCGGTCGGCGCCAAGCTGCCCGGGGAGCAGATCATCGCGTTGGCCAACTGGGCTGCCGAGGTCGGGCTCGGTGACGACCTGGAGGTGGACCAGGAGGAAGCGCCGGCCGTGGCGGAGCCCACCGCCCGCCCCCGGTACGCTCCGGCGGCCGTCGACCCGACCCGACCGACGGTCATGCAGAAGGCGATCGCGCCCAGCCAGCTCGCCTACTACCTGGATCGTGGCTACGACCGCGTCTCCGGCTTCGTGCACCGTGCCGGTGAGCTGGCGCACCTGACCACGCCGGCTCAGGTGCACGACGCGCTCGGCCTCAGCTACCCCGGATCCCCGTTCTCCCGGGACGCCGAGGAGATCTACGTGCTGCGCTGGCCGGCGCACCGGCCGAGCCTCTACCGGATTCCGTACGGCGGTCAGAACGAGGCGGCGATGCGGGCCATGGAGGGCTGGGTCATCGAGCGCCCGCCGTTCCGGGGCAACGGCTTCGCCCCGGGTGAGAGCAGCGACGTGGTGGCCGAGTTCAAGGTGGACAGCGCGCGCCTCCCGCACGGCGCGCAGCTGTGGCGGGTCGCTGCGGACGGCACCGAGCGGGTTATCGCGGAGCTCGACACCGACGCGGTGGTCTGGCGACGGGTCGGGGAGGCGTGA
- a CDS encoding helix-turn-helix domain-containing protein, translating to MNSTPLDAAMVSAVELRLLLAARQRELVRAQHRLIAQYAQLEQLEEHRSSVALGPDDVVRDWAAFTRLSGRLATDAPEDCRILLGMPPDSAAGEPDLEPRHRTILDRRLLERPGGLNRADRAARPEGQVRIVGEVPISMVVSAKMAVVAPIGTHRSVGWVLRAPALVDLAGHYFDSLWRQSQPLSTPTAAGRDAPSEVQLQILRLAAHGAKDEAIARSLGRSPRWVRRHFELLAERLGASNRLTVGIAAARRGWI from the coding sequence GTGAATTCCACGCCACTCGACGCCGCCATGGTGTCGGCGGTGGAGTTGCGACTGCTGCTCGCCGCCCGACAGCGGGAGCTGGTCCGCGCCCAGCATCGTCTGATCGCCCAGTACGCCCAGTTGGAACAACTGGAGGAGCACCGAAGTTCGGTCGCGCTCGGCCCGGACGATGTCGTACGGGACTGGGCGGCGTTCACCCGGCTCTCCGGTCGACTGGCCACCGATGCGCCGGAGGACTGCCGAATCCTGCTCGGCATGCCGCCGGACTCCGCCGCCGGGGAGCCCGACCTGGAGCCACGGCACCGCACGATCCTCGACCGACGACTCCTCGAACGTCCCGGTGGCCTCAACCGCGCCGACCGAGCCGCCCGGCCGGAAGGTCAGGTCCGGATAGTCGGGGAGGTCCCCATCTCGATGGTGGTCTCCGCCAAAATGGCCGTGGTCGCACCGATCGGCACCCACCGGTCGGTCGGCTGGGTGCTGCGCGCGCCGGCGCTGGTCGATTTGGCAGGCCACTACTTCGACAGCCTCTGGCGGCAGTCACAGCCCCTGTCCACCCCGACGGCCGCAGGCAGGGACGCGCCGTCGGAGGTGCAGCTGCAGATCCTCCGACTCGCCGCGCACGGCGCCAAGGACGAGGCCATCGCCCGCAGCCTGGGGCGTAGCCCGCGATGGGTCCGGCGGCACTTCGAGTTGCTGGCCGAGCGACTTGGCGCGTCCAACAGGCTCACCGTCGGGATCGCCGCCGCCCGCCGCGGCTGGATCTGA